The following DNA comes from Herpetosiphon gulosus.
GCCATGGATTTACGATGAAGAAGCGGTTGATGTGCTGCGCTACTTCACCAAACTCAAATCACGCTTGATGCCATACCTCTATGGTGCTGCTGTGACCGCTTCCAACAGTGGGATTCCAGTGATGCGGGCCATGTTGTTGGAATTCCCCAACGACCCGACCTGCGATTTCCTTGATCGCCAATATATGTTGGGTGATTCGTTGTTGGTTGCGCCAGTATTCGCCTACGACAACACCGTAACCTACTATGTGCCTGCTGGGCGCTGGACGCAAATTACGACTGGCGCAGTCGTCGAAGGCCCACGCTGGGTCACCGAAACTCACGATATGCTGAGCCTGCCATTATTGGCTCGCCCCAACAGCTTGATTGCGGTTGGCAACAACAGCGAGCGCCCCGACTACGACTATAGCAGCGGCGTGACCCTGAATTTGTACCAATTGGGCGATGGTCAAGCAGCCTACACCATGGTTCCTGCCACCAATGGCGATATTGCTGCCTCGTGGAGTGCTCGCCGCGATGGTGACACGATCAGCATCGTACAAGAAGGCCAAGCCAGTGATTGGCAAGTCGTGCTGGTTGGCGTGCAACAAGTCGCCAGCGCCGATGGAGCCTTAGTCGAGCAACATCCGTTGGGTATCCAACTTACCGCCCTCGATCAAGCAACCAATTTGGTGGTGAAGTTGAAGTAGGTTTTAGGGGTCAGAGACCAGGGGCTAGGGATCAGGCTATAGGCTATGGATTAGAAGCGAGCATCGGTGAAATTTGTGGCTGTCTTGCCTCCTGACCCCTGACAACTGGCATCTTCGTGCTCTTCGTGGATCAAATTAAGGAATCAATATCATGACACAACATAAATTTACCTTCGGATTATGGACAGTTGGCAATGTTGGGCGCGACCCATTTGGCGAGCCAGTGCGCAAAACGCTCTCGCCAGTTGAGATTGTACATCTTTTGGCAGAAGTTGGGGCGTGGGGAGTTAATTTTCACGATAATGATTTAGTGCCGATTGATGCCAATGCCAGCCAAAAAGCCCAAATTGTGGCCGATTTCAAGCAAGCGCTCAAGGATACGGGCTTGGTTGTGCCGATGGCAACCACTAATTTATTCGGTCACCCAGCCTTCAAAGATGGCGCGTTCACCAGTAACGATCCAGCAGTACGAGCCTATGCCTTGCAAAAAACCATGGCCGCAATGGATTTAGGCGCTGAATTTGGGGCTAAAACCTATGTTTTTTGGGGTGGGCGTGAAGGCAGCGAAACTGATGCTTCGAAAAACCTGCTCGAAGGCTTGAAGTGGTTCCGCGAAGCGCTGAACTTTTTGTGCGAATATAGCAATGCCCAAGGCTATGGCTATCGGTTTGCCTTGGAAGCCAAGCCCAACGAACCACGTGGCGATATCTTCTTGCCGACCACCGGAGCAATGTTGGGCTTTATTCAGACCCTCGATCAGCCTGAGATGGTGGGTGTGAATCCCGAAGTTGCCCACGAAACCATGGCTGGCCTGAATTTTACCCATGCCGTGGCGCAGGCGCTTGACGCTGGCAAATTGTTCCATATCGATCTTAACGATCAAAATAGTGGCCGCTACGACCAAGATTATCGCTTTGGAGCGCAAAACTACAAACAAAGCTTTTTCTTGGTGAAATTGCTGCATGATGCTGGCTACGATGGCCCATTGCATTTCGATGCCCATGCTTACCGCAGCGAAGATCTTGAGGGAGTTAAAGATTTTGCCCGTGGTTGTATGCGCACCTACCAAATTTTGGCCGAAAAAGTTCAGCGTTTCAACGCCGACCCAGAGATTCAAGCCTTGTTAGCTCAAATCAACGCGCCAAATGCCGATGTTGAGCAATTCCGTGGTGGCTACACGCCCGAACGTGCCGCTGCGCTCAAAGCCTATCAATTTGATCGTCAAGCGCTTGGCGAACGTGGCCTCGGCTACGAAAAGCTCGATCAACTGACCTTTGAGTTGTTGATGGGAGCCAGATAGAAAGTCAAAAGGCAGAAGTCAAAAGTCAAAAATAACTACCAATAGTCGTTCTTTGTGTTCTTCGTGGTTTCGCGTTATTGATCCACGAAGAGCACGAAGGTTATTTTAGCCACAGATTTCACGGATTTATCTAGGTTAATGTTCCGATATATAGCCCAAAGCTTATAGCCTCATATTCTCAGCGCTAATATCCTGACCCCCAGCCCCTGATCCCTCGCCCCTCACCCGCAAATTGCCAAGATATGCTATGCTAGAAGCTACAATGTTGCTTGCAATGGGGCAAACAACGAGCTATACAGCACACACGAGGTAGAACAAGCCATGATTGATTGGACCGAAAATTACGGGTTTTTGCTGAATGAACAGCACGATATGCTGCGTAAAACTGTGCGCGATTTTGCTGAAAAAGAAGTCGCACCCTACATCCAAGAATGGGATCGTAAGGGCGCTGGTGAGCATGCCGGAACTGCCGAGCATATGTTGCCAATTATCAAACGCATGGGTGAACTCGGTTTTCTCGGGGTGTGTCTACCACAAAAATATGGCGGCGCAGGCTTCGATTATTTGGGGCTAGCAGTCGTTTGTGAAGAATTAGAGCGGGTTGATACATCGCTGCGGGTGATTCTCAGCGTGCATACTGGCCTCAACTCATTAGCCGTATTTCAATGGGGCACTGAAGAACAAAAACAAAAATATCTTGTACCTCAAGCGACTGGCGCAAAAATTGCTGCCTATTGTCTGACCGAGCCAAACGCTGGCACCGACGTTGCTGGCATGCAATCAACCGCTGTGCTCGAAGGCGATCACTATATTCTCAACGGCGAAAAAACCTGGATTAGCCTCTCGGATTTGGCCGACCATTTCTTGGTGGTAGCCTACACCGACAAAGGCAAAAAACAACGCGGCATGACCGCGTTTATCGTCGAACGCAGTTTTGAAGGCGTTTCAACCATGCCAATTCATGGCAAGTTGGGCGTGCGGGCTGGCAACACTGGTAGCGTCGTATTCGAAAATGTGCGCGTACCGGTTGCCAATCGCTTGGGCGAAGAAGGCGAAGGTTTCAAAATTGCTATGACGGCGCTGGATAATGGCCGCTACACCGTGGCAACTGGCGCAACTGGCTTGATCCAAGCTGCCTTGGAAGCATCGGTCAAGTATGCCAAAGAGCGCGAAACCTTCGGCGTGCCGATTGGTCAACACCAATTGGTCAAGCGCATGATTAGCCATATGGTACTGAAGTTGGAAACATCCCGGTTGTTGTGCTATCGCGCTGGCTGGCTCAAAAACCAAGGCATTCGCAACACCCGCGAAACTACCTTGGCCAAATGGCATGCCACCGTCGAAAGCTTCAACTGCGCCAACGATGCAATTCAAATTCACGGTGCTTATGGCTTTAGCGACGAGTATCCAGTTGAACGCTATTTGCGCAATAGCCGTGGCGCGGTGATATACGAAGGAACCCGCGAGTTGCAAGAATTGTTACAAGCAGATTTTGCGCTCTCAGAGCGGGAAAACAAGCCTTTGCGCTGTGAACTCCCAGCCTATGATGAAGAGGCTTGGAACGCCTAAACAGCCTTGGCTGTCGGAGCGAACACCACCGCGAGCAAGGTTTTTTGAGCTTGTTCGCGGTGGTCGTGTTTTTAAGGAGGAAGTATGTCGCGTTGGATTATTATCGTTGTTCTGATCTTTTCAGGTTTTTCTGCTCAATTTGTTCAGCAAGCGAACCCTGATCTCTCCCCTAGTGCCGTTCCGGCTGGCTTCACCCAAACCGTGGTTGTCCCCGCTAGTAGCCTTGATGCCCCAACCGCGTTTACATGGCTGCCCTCTGGTGAGATGTTGATTACTCAGCAAAATGGTCAGTTGTTGGGTTGGAATGGCACAAGCACGCGCACCGTAATGAGCCTTGGCAATCGAGTTTGCTACGATTTTGAGCGAGGTTTGTTGGGCATCGCGGTTGATCCGCAATTTACCACTAGCCGCCCATATGTGTATGTTTACTATACCTTCAATAAATTTAACCAGACTTCAAACAACTGCCCTCGTCAGAGCACAACCGTTAATCCAGTGAATCGTGTTTCACGCTTTACTTGGAGCAATAATGTACTCGATATCAACTCAGAATCGGTCTTGATTGATAATATTGGTTCATACAACGGCAATCATAATGCTGGCGATGTTGCGTTTGGCAAAGATGGCAAGTTGTATGTGAGCGTTGGCGATGGCGGCTGCGATTATCTTGATAGCGGTTGTGGTGGCTCAAACGATGCTTCACGTGAACAACACACCTTGCTTGGCAAAATTCTGCGCATCAATCCCGATGGCACGATTCCCAGTGATAATCCGTTTATTGGCAGTGGTACGGCGCGTTGTAACACTGGCTCAGTTGCCAGCGGCACGATTTGCCAAGAAACTTGGGCTTGGGGTTTTCGCAATCCCTATCGCATGACTTTCGATCCCAATGCCAGCGGCGTGCGTTTGTTTGTCAACGATGTTGGTCAAAATGTGCGCGAAGAAATCGACGAAGTTGTTGCGGGCAAGGATTATGGCTGGAATTGTCGCGAAGGTACACGGGTCAATAATTCGACTGGGCCATGTTCGCCAACGCCCGCCAATATGGTTGACCCGATTTATGAATATAGCCATGGCAACGCTGGCGCACCATTTACCAACTGCAATTCGATCACTGGTGGCGCTTTTGTGCCCGCCAATACCTTCCCCAGCAATTACAGCGGCTATATGTTTGGCGATTATGTTTGTGGCAAAATTTTTATGATTTCTGCCCAAGCACCCTACAATTCTGTCCTGACTTTCTCGGATGATCCTGGGTCGGTCACGCATATGGCATTTGGCCCTAACGGCGGTCGCCAAGCCTTATTTTATGCGACCTATGCCAATGGCGGCGAAATTCGCCGAATTAGCTATGATGGTAGCAGCAGCTTGAATTCAGCTTTTACAGCCAACCCCAGTTTTGGTGCGGCTCCCTTGGCCGTGACCTTCACTGCTAGCAATCCGAGCAGCGGCGCAAGCTATTTGTGGAATTTTGGCAATGGCACGAGCCGCGAAACCAGTACAGCCAGTACATCCTACACCTACAACAGCAATGGTACCTACACCGCAACCTTGTATTTGCGCGGCAGCAACGGTGATTTATCGAATGTGAGCCAGGCGCTTGTGCGAGTTGGGGCAACTGCACCGAATGCCAGCATTACCCAACCAAATTCAAACGCTCAATTTGCGGTTGGCCAAACAATCCAGGTGCGAGGGCAGGCCAGCGATGCTGAACAAGGCCAATTGCCATCCAGTGCTTTATCGTGGAAAGTGATTTTGCACCACGATACCCACACTCACCCCTATTTGACCCAACCAACCACCAATAGTTTTAGCTTTACTGCGCCAGCCCCCGAAGATTTGCTAGCGGCCAGCAATAGTTATTTAGAGCTTGAACTGACTGCAACTGATAGCAGTGGCTTGAGTCATGTGGTCACCCAAACCATCCAACCCCATAAAGTTGATGTGACCTTGGCTTCAACTCCGAATGCCAACGCCAATTTTGTGGTCAATAACGACCCAATCGAGGCCGATGCTCCATTTGTTTCGTGGGAAAACTACAGCCTACGAGTGACTGCGCCAGTCTATATTGATAACAATCGTTGGTGGCGGTTTGTACGCTGGAGCGATGATAACACCAGCAATCCACGCACCTTTATCACACCTGCGAGTGCCACGACCTACACCGTAGTCTACGAAGAATTTACCCCCTATCAGCTGTATTTGCCAATTGTGCGCAAGTAAAACCATTATTGTTCCCTCACCCCCAACCCCTTTCCCACTGCGGCGGGAGAGGGGAGTTTCAGTAGTTATGAAGGAGGTTTTCCCCCTCGCCTCGCTCGGCGGG
Coding sequences within:
- the xylA gene encoding xylose isomerase — translated: MTQHKFTFGLWTVGNVGRDPFGEPVRKTLSPVEIVHLLAEVGAWGVNFHDNDLVPIDANASQKAQIVADFKQALKDTGLVVPMATTNLFGHPAFKDGAFTSNDPAVRAYALQKTMAAMDLGAEFGAKTYVFWGGREGSETDASKNLLEGLKWFREALNFLCEYSNAQGYGYRFALEAKPNEPRGDIFLPTTGAMLGFIQTLDQPEMVGVNPEVAHETMAGLNFTHAVAQALDAGKLFHIDLNDQNSGRYDQDYRFGAQNYKQSFFLVKLLHDAGYDGPLHFDAHAYRSEDLEGVKDFARGCMRTYQILAEKVQRFNADPEIQALLAQINAPNADVEQFRGGYTPERAAALKAYQFDRQALGERGLGYEKLDQLTFELLMGAR
- a CDS encoding acyl-CoA dehydrogenase family protein — its product is MIDWTENYGFLLNEQHDMLRKTVRDFAEKEVAPYIQEWDRKGAGEHAGTAEHMLPIIKRMGELGFLGVCLPQKYGGAGFDYLGLAVVCEELERVDTSLRVILSVHTGLNSLAVFQWGTEEQKQKYLVPQATGAKIAAYCLTEPNAGTDVAGMQSTAVLEGDHYILNGEKTWISLSDLADHFLVVAYTDKGKKQRGMTAFIVERSFEGVSTMPIHGKLGVRAGNTGSVVFENVRVPVANRLGEEGEGFKIAMTALDNGRYTVATGATGLIQAALEASVKYAKERETFGVPIGQHQLVKRMISHMVLKLETSRLLCYRAGWLKNQGIRNTRETTLAKWHATVESFNCANDAIQIHGAYGFSDEYPVERYLRNSRGAVIYEGTRELQELLQADFALSERENKPLRCELPAYDEEAWNA
- a CDS encoding PQQ-dependent sugar dehydrogenase; its protein translation is MSRWIIIVVLIFSGFSAQFVQQANPDLSPSAVPAGFTQTVVVPASSLDAPTAFTWLPSGEMLITQQNGQLLGWNGTSTRTVMSLGNRVCYDFERGLLGIAVDPQFTTSRPYVYVYYTFNKFNQTSNNCPRQSTTVNPVNRVSRFTWSNNVLDINSESVLIDNIGSYNGNHNAGDVAFGKDGKLYVSVGDGGCDYLDSGCGGSNDASREQHTLLGKILRINPDGTIPSDNPFIGSGTARCNTGSVASGTICQETWAWGFRNPYRMTFDPNASGVRLFVNDVGQNVREEIDEVVAGKDYGWNCREGTRVNNSTGPCSPTPANMVDPIYEYSHGNAGAPFTNCNSITGGAFVPANTFPSNYSGYMFGDYVCGKIFMISAQAPYNSVLTFSDDPGSVTHMAFGPNGGRQALFYATYANGGEIRRISYDGSSSLNSAFTANPSFGAAPLAVTFTASNPSSGASYLWNFGNGTSRETSTASTSYTYNSNGTYTATLYLRGSNGDLSNVSQALVRVGATAPNASITQPNSNAQFAVGQTIQVRGQASDAEQGQLPSSALSWKVILHHDTHTHPYLTQPTTNSFSFTAPAPEDLLAASNSYLELELTATDSSGLSHVVTQTIQPHKVDVTLASTPNANANFVVNNDPIEADAPFVSWENYSLRVTAPVYIDNNRWWRFVRWSDDNTSNPRTFITPASATTYTVVYEEFTPYQLYLPIVRK